A single region of the Vibrio cyclitrophicus genome encodes:
- a CDS encoding TRAP transporter substrate-binding protein, with protein MFKPLTLLSVSALALTSFNAAANCDPGEIVIKFSHVTNTDKHPKGIAASLLEERVNTEMNGKACMQVFPNSTLYDDNKVLEALLNGDVQMAAPSLSKFEKFTKKYRIFDLPFLFEDVEAVDRFQNSESGEKLKNAMKRRGLQGLAFWHNGMKQMSANKPLISPEDAKGLKFRVQASDVLVAQFEQLGANPQKMSFKEVYGGLQTKVIDGQENTWSNIYGKKFFEVQDGVTETNHGILDYLVVTSNDFWKDLPEDVRTQLGTIVQEVSETRNAESSKVNLANKNNIIEAGGEVRTLTPEQREAWVAALQPVWKKFEKDIGSDLIDAALASNQ; from the coding sequence ATGTTTAAGCCTCTTACCCTGCTGTCTGTATCTGCTCTTGCGCTCACTAGTTTTAATGCTGCTGCAAACTGTGACCCTGGTGAAATCGTGATTAAATTCAGTCATGTAACCAATACTGATAAGCACCCGAAAGGCATCGCCGCTTCTTTACTGGAAGAGCGAGTAAACACGGAAATGAATGGCAAAGCTTGTATGCAAGTTTTCCCTAACTCAACACTTTACGATGATAATAAGGTACTGGAAGCCCTGTTAAATGGTGATGTTCAAATGGCGGCGCCATCGCTGTCTAAATTTGAGAAGTTCACTAAGAAGTACCGCATTTTTGACCTTCCTTTCCTATTTGAAGACGTAGAAGCCGTTGACCGTTTCCAAAACTCAGAATCTGGTGAAAAGCTGAAGAATGCGATGAAGCGTCGTGGTCTACAAGGCCTAGCGTTTTGGCACAATGGCATGAAACAGATGTCGGCAAACAAACCTCTTATCAGCCCTGAAGATGCAAAAGGTTTGAAATTCCGTGTTCAAGCATCAGATGTATTGGTGGCTCAGTTTGAACAGCTAGGCGCTAACCCACAAAAGATGTCTTTCAAAGAAGTGTACGGAGGCCTACAAACTAAGGTTATCGATGGCCAAGAGAACACATGGTCAAACATCTACGGTAAGAAGTTCTTCGAAGTACAAGACGGCGTGACTGAAACCAATCACGGTATCTTGGATTACCTAGTTGTAACGTCAAACGACTTCTGGAAAGACTTGCCTGAAGATGTACGCACACAACTTGGCACTATCGTTCAAGAAGTGTCTGAGACGCGTAACGCAGAATCTTCAAAAGTTAACCTAGCGAACAAAAACAACATCATCGAAGCGGGTGGTGAGGTTCGTACACTTACGCCTGAACAGCGTGAAGCATGGGTAGCTGCACTTCAACCAGTATGGAAGAAGTTTGAAAAAGACATCGGTTCAGATCTTATCGATGCAGCGTTAGCTTCAAACCAATAA
- a CDS encoding 4'-phosphopantetheinyl transferase superfamily protein, which translates to MKTPVVDLWLCSLSNLNDQPDSVSQLKNRLTADEIAKVERYRMPSSQTQALYVRNYLRKVLSSYSDLMPEEWRFEYGEKGKPSLIEKQQIETGLNFNISHSKEHLLIAVCQREGKQVQLGVDIEHARSSTNIDSIMKHYFSDKELTDLLKLNKEEQRERFFDLWALKESYIKATGKGLATSLRSFSFDFSNLSKQTFLAEKILELGSSDAKSGLYSEIKLHSGIGLDLDSVQEDDISTAWQCCLGRLDDQYRFAVTLGGANLPMQLEMRTFSSSHLF; encoded by the coding sequence ATGAAAACTCCCGTTGTTGATTTGTGGCTATGTTCTTTGAGTAACTTGAATGACCAGCCAGACAGTGTATCGCAGCTCAAAAATAGACTGACGGCCGACGAGATAGCCAAAGTTGAGCGCTATCGAATGCCCTCATCTCAGACTCAAGCTTTATATGTACGAAACTACCTAAGAAAGGTGCTGTCTAGCTATTCTGATTTGATGCCTGAAGAGTGGCGCTTTGAATATGGTGAGAAAGGAAAGCCAAGTTTAATTGAGAAACAACAAATAGAAACCGGCCTGAATTTCAATATCAGTCATAGCAAAGAACATTTGTTAATTGCAGTTTGCCAGAGAGAAGGGAAGCAAGTTCAGCTGGGTGTTGATATTGAACATGCAAGAAGCTCGACCAATATCGATTCGATCATGAAGCACTATTTTTCAGATAAAGAATTGACGGATTTACTTAAACTCAACAAAGAAGAACAGAGAGAACGTTTTTTCGATCTGTGGGCATTGAAAGAGTCGTACATCAAAGCGACGGGCAAGGGGCTAGCGACATCGTTGCGAAGCTTCTCGTTTGATTTCTCTAATTTGTCCAAGCAAACATTTTTGGCCGAGAAAATACTAGAACTCGGCTCATCGGATGCTAAATCAGGGTTGTATAGCGAAATCAAACTACATAGTGGGATTGGGTTGGATTTGGATTCTGTTCAAGAAGACGATATTTCTACAGCTTGGCAATGTTGCTTGGGTCGATTAGATGACCAGTACCGATTTGCTGTTACGCTTGGTGGGGCGAACCTTCCAATGCAATTAGAGATGAGAACCTTTTCGTCGTCTCATCTCTTTTAA
- a CDS encoding thioesterase family protein, producing the protein MSQIYHHPVQIYYEDTDHSGVVYHPNFLKYFERAREHVLGSDKLATLWNEHGLGFAVYKANMTFQDGVEFAEICDIRTSFELDGKYKTLWRQEVWRKDATKPAVIGDIEMVCLDKDKQLLPVPAEVLKAMLGETS; encoded by the coding sequence ATGAGCCAGATCTACCATCACCCAGTACAAATTTACTATGAAGATACCGATCACTCAGGTGTGGTTTATCACCCTAACTTTCTAAAGTACTTTGAGCGTGCACGCGAACATGTATTGGGTAGCGATAAACTGGCAACATTGTGGAATGAACATGGATTAGGTTTTGCGGTATATAAAGCCAACATGACTTTTCAAGATGGTGTTGAGTTCGCAGAGATCTGCGACATCCGAACCTCTTTTGAACTCGATGGCAAATACAAAACGCTATGGCGACAAGAAGTGTGGCGTAAAGATGCGACTAAACCTGCGGTGATTGGTGATATTGAAATGGTTTGCCTAGATAAAGACAAGCAACTGCTGCCAGTGCCTGCCGAAGTATTGAAAGCGATGCTTGGGGAAACGAGTTAA
- a CDS encoding TRAP transporter large permease: MAMLFLFLMVIAFMLVGVPIAISLGLSSVIFLLMHSDASLASVAQTLFNAFAGHYTLLAIPFFILASSFMSTGGVAKRIIRFAIAMVGWFRGGLAMASVVACMMFAALSGSSPATVVAIGSIVIAGMIKNGYTKEFAAGVICNAGTLGILIPPSIVMVVYAAATDVSVGRMFLGGVIPGLLAGVMLMIAIYIAARIKKIPAQPFVGWGEMFAAAKDASWGLLLIVIILGGIYGGIFTPTEAAAVAAVYAFFIANFIYKDMGPFADKNNTKPALVKVFQTFFHKDTKDTLYDAGKLTIMLLFIIANALILKHVLTEERIPQMITESMLSAGLGPITFLIVVNVLLLIGGQFMEPSGLLIIVAPLVFPIAIALGIDPIHLGIMMVVNMEIGMITPPVGLNLFVTAGVAKMSMMNVVKAALPWVGVMFLFLIIVTYVPWVSTWLPTTLMGPEIITK, translated from the coding sequence ATGGCAATGTTATTTCTGTTTTTAATGGTAATTGCTTTCATGTTGGTCGGTGTGCCAATTGCGATTTCCCTCGGTTTATCAAGCGTCATATTCTTGTTGATGCATTCAGATGCTTCTTTGGCATCCGTTGCACAAACGCTGTTTAATGCATTTGCAGGCCACTACACACTCTTAGCGATTCCTTTCTTTATCTTGGCCTCTAGCTTCATGTCCACGGGTGGTGTGGCGAAACGTATTATCCGTTTTGCTATCGCAATGGTCGGTTGGTTCCGCGGCGGTTTAGCGATGGCGTCGGTTGTGGCATGTATGATGTTCGCAGCACTATCTGGATCGTCTCCAGCAACGGTAGTAGCAATCGGTAGTATTGTTATCGCAGGCATGATCAAAAACGGCTATACAAAAGAATTCGCGGCAGGGGTTATCTGTAATGCGGGTACTTTGGGTATATTGATTCCACCGTCAATCGTGATGGTGGTATACGCAGCGGCGACTGATGTGTCGGTAGGTCGTATGTTCTTAGGCGGCGTGATTCCCGGCCTGTTGGCGGGTGTGATGTTGATGATTGCTATCTACATTGCGGCACGTATTAAGAAGATTCCCGCACAGCCATTTGTTGGCTGGGGCGAGATGTTTGCTGCTGCGAAAGACGCAAGTTGGGGCTTGCTGCTAATTGTTATCATTCTAGGTGGTATCTACGGCGGTATATTTACTCCGACAGAAGCGGCGGCAGTTGCAGCGGTTTATGCGTTCTTCATTGCCAACTTTATCTATAAAGACATGGGCCCGTTTGCGGATAAGAACAACACCAAGCCAGCACTGGTTAAAGTGTTCCAAACCTTCTTCCATAAAGACACCAAAGACACACTTTACGATGCGGGTAAATTGACGATTATGTTGCTGTTTATCATTGCTAACGCATTGATTCTTAAACACGTACTGACCGAGGAACGCATTCCTCAAATGATCACTGAGTCTATGCTATCTGCAGGCTTAGGGCCGATCACCTTCTTGATTGTAGTGAACGTTTTACTCTTGATTGGTGGTCAGTTCATGGAGCCATCAGGCTTGTTGATCATCGTGGCACCATTGGTATTTCCAATTGCCATTGCGCTCGGTATCGACCCAATTCACCTAGGTATCATGATGGTGGTGAACATGGAGATAGGGATGATAACGCCGCCTGTCGGGCTCAATTTGTTTGTGACCGCAGGTGTCGCCAAGATGTCGATGATGAACGTGGTAAAAGCCGCATTACCGTGGGTTGGCGTGATGTTCTTATTCCTGATTATCGTGACTTACGTGCCTTGGGTATCAACATGGTTACCGACCACCTTGATGGGGCCGGAAATCATAACCAAGTAG
- a CDS encoding TRAP transporter small permease, with protein sequence MEKPQMEQPNSSESALETSVFSKVGRVTDVIEESLIAFFLGAMTLLTFANVVFRYAFNGNILWALELTVFMFAWMVLVGASYGVKKHFHIGVDVIINLAPERLRKVYALIAVASCLAFSILLLIGSWNYWYPFATERAWYETDDIPMPEMLQFLSDWMNEGERYEKLPRFIPYMALPIGMAMLTFRFIQIAYQVATGKLDRMIAGHEAEEDLDALKADVLAGSDEDATAVLDSTKQSKANESGTKSNGKED encoded by the coding sequence ATGGAAAAGCCTCAAATGGAACAACCAAATTCTAGCGAATCAGCACTGGAAACCTCTGTTTTTTCCAAAGTCGGAAGAGTTACGGATGTGATTGAAGAGTCATTAATCGCATTTTTCCTTGGCGCAATGACGCTACTTACTTTTGCCAACGTGGTATTTCGATACGCATTCAATGGCAATATCTTGTGGGCACTAGAACTGACTGTGTTCATGTTCGCTTGGATGGTGTTAGTGGGCGCATCTTATGGCGTTAAAAAACACTTCCACATTGGTGTTGATGTCATCATTAACCTTGCCCCAGAAAGGCTACGTAAAGTGTATGCGTTAATTGCCGTTGCAAGCTGCCTAGCATTCTCAATCTTACTTCTTATCGGTTCTTGGAATTATTGGTACCCGTTTGCGACTGAGCGCGCCTGGTATGAGACCGATGATATTCCAATGCCCGAGATGCTTCAGTTTCTTTCTGACTGGATGAATGAAGGCGAACGATACGAGAAACTGCCACGTTTTATTCCTTACATGGCCCTACCGATTGGTATGGCAATGCTGACGTTCCGATTCATCCAAATTGCTTATCAAGTGGCGACGGGCAAGCTTGATCGCATGATTGCAGGGCATGAAGCCGAAGAAGATCTGGATGCATTGAAAGCTGATGTGTTAGCGGGTTCTGATGAAGACGCAACAGCGGTATTGGATTCGACTAAGCAAAGCAAGGCGAACGAGTCGGGTACAAAATCTAACGGTAAGGAAGACTAA